ACCCACGCACGTACGGAATCGGCTGATCGTGGCCGTGGCCGTCGTCGCCGCGGCCATCGCCGGTGCGGGCACACCGTCCGTCCTCGCGGCCTCCGGACAACTCCACGACTCCCAGGAACTGGTGACGCTCGCGGAGCAGACGCAGGACGCCCTCGCCCTCGCGCACTCCCTCGCCGACGAGCGTGACGACGTCACCTCCTACATCGCGGCCGGGCGCCCCAAGTCCAAGGCGCCCTCCGAGCAGCGCAGCGCCCGCGTGGACCGGCAGGTCGAGGAGCTCAGGGCCGACACCGACACGCCCGCCTCGCTCCGCTCGGACCTCGACGGCATAGCGGCCGTGCGCCGGGCGGCGCTCACCGGCAAGAGCAGCGCCCTCGAAGCGCACCAGGCGTACTCCACCGCCATCACCGAACTCCACGGGCTGGCCGAGCAGTTGGCGCAGCAGACGCCGCCGCGCGCGGGCGAGGGCGGATACGCCCTGGCCGAACTGGACTCGGCCGTCCAGCAGGCCGCCGCGGCCCGCGGGCTGCTGCTCGCCGCGCTCAGCGTGCCGCGCAGCACCGGGACGGTCCTCGACCCCGTCACCGGCCTGCCGACCGAGACCTCCACCTCCTCGGACTCCGACACCCGGCAGCGCGACGCCCTCAGCGCCGCCGCCCAGCAGGCCCGGCTGCGCTCCGACGCGGCGCTCGCCGACTTCCGCGGCACCGCGCCCAAGCCGGCCCGCGCCTCCTTCGACTCCACGGTCACCGGCACGGAGGTCAACTCCGCCGACAAGTACCTCGCCACCCTGACCGACCAGCCGACGCTCTCCCGCAGCGATCTCGCCGCCAGCCCCAAGAAGCTGGACGCGGCCCTGTCCGCCCGCGTCGACCTGATGCGCGGCGTGGAGTCGGCCCTCTACGACCGGCGCACCAAGGACCTCGAGGCGCTGCGCGACGACGACGTCACCGCGCTGGAGATCCGCATCGCCGTCCTCGGCGCCCTCATGCTGCTCGCCGTCGGCGTCGCCACGGGCATGGCCCGCAGCCTCACCCGCCCGCTCGCGGTGCTGCGCCTGGGATCCAAGCGGCTCGCCGAGGCCGACGACCCGGCGGCCGAGGAGCCGGTGAAGTTCACCGGCCGCAACGACGAGTTCGCCCAGGCCGTCCGCTCCGTCAACGCCCTGCACGCGCACGCCGCCGCCCTCACCGAGCGGATCACCACGCTGGAGTCCGACCGCAAGCACCTGGTCGGCCAGCGCCAGAAGATGGCCGACGCGCGCCAGGAACTGCGCGGTGAACTCGCCGAGTCCGCCGCCCAGCTGGAGCGGCTGCGCAAGGCCATCGGCGGGACGTTCGTCAACCTCGCCCTGCGCACCCTCGGTCTCGTCGAGCGGCAGCTGGCCGTCATCGAGAGCCTGGAGGAGCGCGAGCAGGACCCGGACCGGCTCGCCACGCTGTTCAAGCTCGACCACTTCGCGACGGTCATGCGCCGGCACAGCGAGAACCTGCTGGTCCTCGCAGGTACCGAGCACGTCCAGCACGCCGCCGGGCCGGTGCCGCTGGTGGACGTCGTCCGTGCCGCGGTCAGCGAGATCGAGCGGTACGAGAGGGTCCGGATCGCCGCGCTGCCGCCGCACGCGCACATCGCCGGGTTCGCCGCGGACGACCTCTCCCACCTGCTGGCCGAACTGATGGAGAACGCCACCTCGTTCTCCCCGCCCGACCTGCCCGTCGAGATCTCCGGCTGGCTGCTGGAGAACGGCGAGGTCATGCTCTCCGTCCAGGACGAGGGCATCGGCATGACCGAGGACCGGCTGGGGCGCCTCAACTCCCGCCTCACGGACTTCGACCCGGAGGCGCCCTACGACCAGGAGGGCGAGGACGGTCTCGGCCTCGGCCTGTACGTCGTCGCCCGGCTCGCCCACCGCCACGGTGTGCGCGTCCAGCTGCGCGAGCAGAAGCAGGGCGGTGTCGCGGCGGTCGTCGTCCTGCCGCGGACGCTGTTCGCCGCCGCCCCGCCCGCCGCCGTCCCGGCCTCCGGCCCCCTCGCCGGCGCGGGCCACTCCTACTCCTTCCCGGGCGCCGACGCCGAGGCCAACTCCAACGTCCTGCCCGGCCGCTCGACCGGCGACGACCCGCTGGTGGCCCTGGCGGAGAAGGCGGTGGCGGCACGGGAGGACGAGGCGGCGGCCACCACCGACGCCGATCCGGGAGCGCCTGCCGGCCCCGGAGCGCCTGCCGCCCCGGGGGCGACGCCCGCCGAACGGCCTGCGTCGGCCGAACGGCCTGCGCCCGCCGACTCGGCGATGTCTGCCGACCCGGTCGGAGACGCCGTCTCGGCGACGCCCGCCGACGGGTCCGCACAGGTTGCTCCGGCGCTGCCCGCGGACCGGGATGCCCTGGCCGCCCGGCCGGAGCCCGCCGACATCGATGCCTCCGCTACTCCGGCGGCGCACGCCGGCTCGGTCGGGCCCGCTGACACCGACCCGGCGACGCCTGCTGGTCCGGCGGCGCACGCCGATCCGGCCGCGCCTACGAGGCCGGCCGCGCACCCCGACCCGGACGCCTCCGCCGACCCGGCGACGCACGCCGCCCCGGCGGTGCCCGCCGCACCCGCCGCGCCCGTCGGCCCCGATGCCTCCGCCGGCCACGCGGCGCACGCAGCCTCCGTGGAGTCCCCCGCGGAGACCACCATGGAGCTGTGGATTCCGGCGCAGCCGGGGGGCCCGGATGCGGCTGCGGTCGACGCCGCGCGCTCCGAGGCCGGGCCGCACGGGGTGTCCGGTGACGGAGACCTGACCCGTACGGGGGGCCCGGACGCGGGCGAGGGCGAGAACCGCGAGCACGAGCGGGCGCCCGACGAGGAGGAGGACCGAGTCACCGACAAGGGCCTCCCCAAGCGCACTCCGAAGATCACCGCACCGAGCACCGCCCCGCGCCAGCGCAGCGGCTCGGTCGACGCCGACGCCCTGCGCCGCCGACTCGGCGGGTTCCGCCAGGGCGCACAGGCCGGCTACCGCGAGGTGGAGGCGGAGATCGCCGAGAGGACGGCCTCGCACCAGCGGCCGGCCACCGGCGCAGCAGGACCAGCTGAACCCGAAGAAGCCACGGGGGGCACAGTCGAGGAGGCAAGCAGTTGACCGCTCCCAGTACCTTCGGACTGATCGGACTGAGCAGTGAGGCCCGCAACCTGCACTGGCTGTTGACCAACCTCGTCGAGGAGGTCCCCGGCATCCTTTCGGTCGCGGTCGTCTCGTCCGACGGACTGCTCCTGCTCTCCTCCGACGACCAGCGCAACAAGCAGGCGAGGGAGGCCCTTCAGGCCAGCGGGACCCGGCGCGCCGGCCCGCGCGGCTCCGCAGCCGACCTGGCCACCATCGTCTCCGGCATCGGCAGCCTCACCGTCGGCGCCGCCAAGCTGATGGACTTCGGCGGGGTCCGGCACACGATGATCGCCATGGACGAGGGCAGCCTGTTCGTGATGTCGATCAGCGACGGCTCGCTGCTCGGCGTCCACGGCTCCGCGGACTGCGACATGAGCGTGGTGGCGTACCACATGGCCCTGTTCGTCGGCCGCGCCGGTCACGTCCTGACGCCGGAACTCCGCAGCGAGCTCCGAAAATCCCTGGAGGATTCCCAGACGACGGGGAGTGCCCGATGAGCAGCACGCCGAAGCATCACCTCCCGGTCCGCGGCGGGGACCGCAAACCCGCCCGGGTCCGCCCCTACTCGCTCACCGGCGGCCGTACCCGCTTCGGCCACGTCCTCCTCGTGGAGACGTTCGTGGCGAGTACGGCCGCGCTCGAAGCCCCGGAGGAGCGCAAGGAACTGACGAACGGCCACCTCTCCACCCGCGTCATGCCGGAGCTGAGGGCCATCGTCGAACTGTGCCGCCGGATGCGTACGGTGGCCGAGATCGCCGCGCTGCTGAAGATGCCGCTCGGTGTGGTCCGCGTGCTCCTGAGCGACCTCGCGGACCAAGGAAAAATCCGTGTGTACGGAACGGGCACCGGCCATGGCACGGGCCGCCCGGACCGGGCTCTGCTGGAAAGGGTGCTGAGTGGACTCCGTCGTCTCTGACGCCGCTCACGGCGTCTCTGGTTCCTCCCCGCTCGTCCGGCCGGACGACGGCATGCACGCCTGGGAGACGGACCGCACCCGGGCCCCCATAGCCACGAAGATCGTGGTGGCGGGCGGCTTCGGCGTGGGCAAGACCACGCTGGTCACCTCCGTCTCGGAGATCACGCCCCTGCAGACCGAGGCGCTGATGACCGAGGCGAGTGAGGCGACCGACGACCTCACCTCCACGCCGGGCAAGACCACCACCACCGTGGCCATGGACTTCGGGCGCCTCACGCTCGACGACGACCTGGTGCTCTACCTGTTCGGCACTCCGGGCCAGCAGCGGTTCTGGTTCATGTGGGACGACATCGTGCGCGGCGCGATCGGCGCCGTCGTCCTCGCCGACACCCGCCGCCTGAAGGACTGCTTCCCGGTCCTGGACTACTTCGAGAGTTCCGGACTGCCGTACGTGGTCGCCGTCAACCACTTCGACGGCAGCGAGCTGTTCGAGCCGGAGGATGTGCGGGAGGCCTTGACCATCCCGCAACACATACCTGTCATGATCATGGACGCGCGTCGCCGGATCTCCGTGATCGAGACCCTCCTGGCCCTCGTGGGCCACGCGCTCGACGAAACCCCCGAGTAGAGGACAGCCCGCATGCGGAAGATACTCGTCGTCGGAGCCGGTCAGTCCGGGCTCCAGATCGCCCTCGGCCTCCAGTCACAGGGGTACGAGGTCACCTTGATGTCCAACCGGACGGCGGACGAGATCCGCACCGGCCGGGTCATGTCGACGCAGTGCATGTTCCACACGGCCCTGCAGCACGAGCGCGATCTCCAGCTGAACTTCTGGGAGTCCCAGGCCCCGAAGATCGAAGGACTCGGCATCTCGGTCGCCGCCCCCGGCTCCTGGGCCGAAGGCCCCTCCGCCCGCGCCATCGACTGGCTGGGCAGGCTCGACGGCTTCGCGCAGTCCGTCGACCAGCGCGTGAAGATGGCCGGCTGGATGGAGACGTTCGCCCAGCGCGGCGGGCAGCTCGTCATCCACGGCGCGGCCGTCGGCGACCTCGACTACTTCTCCCGCACCTACGACCTGGTGCTCGTCGCGGCCGGCAAGGGCGAACTGGTCCAGATGTTCGGCCGCGACGCGGAGCGCTCCCCGTACAGCGAGCCGCAGCGCGCGCTGGCCGTTGCGTACGTCCACGGCATGGGCCCGCGTCCGGAACACCCCGGCACCGAAGCGGTCCGCTGCAACCTCGTGCCCGGTGTCGGCGAGCTGTTCGTCATGCCGACCCTGACCACCTCCGGCCGCGCCGACATCCTGTTCTGGGAGGGCATACCCGGCGGCCCGCTCGACGCCTTCAGCGGCGTCAAGGACCCCGCGGAGCACCTCTCCCTGACCCTGGAACTCCTGGAGCGGTACGTCCCCTGGGAGTACGCGCGGGCCACCAAGGTCGAACTGACCGACGCCGGCGGTACGCTGGCCGGCCGCTACGCCCCCACCGTCCGCAACCCGGTCGGCCGCCTCCCCGGCGGCGGACTCGTGCTCGGCGTCGCGGACGTCGTCGTCGCGAACGACCCGATCACCGGGCAGGGCTCCAACTCGGCGTCCAAGTGCGCCGCCGCCTACCTCGCCTCGATCACCGAGCACGGCGACAAGCCGTTCGACGAGGAGTGGATGCGGGCCACCTTCGACCGCTACTGGAACACCGCCCAGCACGTCACCAAGTGGACCAACGCGATGCTCGCGCCGCCGCCGGAGCACATCCTGAACCTCATCGGCGCCGCCGGTGAGCTCCAGCCGGTCGCCGACCGCTTCGCCAACGGCTTCAACGACCCGTCCGACTTCGAGAACTTCTTCTACGACCCGGAAAAGACGGGGGCCTACCTGGCCGAGGTGTCCGGCGCGGACGCCGCCTAGGGCCTGATCCAAACGACAGGCCCTAGTCCTCTCGTCCCTCGTAGCCCTCGTCCGACCCGTCCTTGGCGCCCTCGGGGAGCTTCGGCGGCTTGTAACGCCGCAGGGGCTCCCCGCCCGGGTCCGGTCGTACGGCGCCCAGGACCGGGTTGGCCGCGATCGGTGACACCTTCACCTTCGCGCCCGGCCGGGGGGCCTGGACGACCATGCCGTCCCCGAGGTACAGCGCCACGTGCGTGGCCTTCGGGAAGTACACGACCAGGTCGCCCGGGCGCAGCTCGTCCAGCGGGATCCGCTTCAGCCGCTTCCACTGCTCCTGGCTGGTCCGGGGGATGGGAGTGCCGGCCTCGGCCCAGGCCTGCGAGGTCAGGCCCGAGCAGTCGTACGTCTTCGGGCCCTCCGCGCCCCACTCGTACGGCTTGCCGAGTTGCCGCACGGCGTAGCGCACGGCGCGGCGGCCTTCGGCGGAGGGGGTGGTGGTGCGGGCGGTGGTGGTGCGGGTGGTGGTGCTTCCGTGGCCGCCCCTGTTCTTGCCGTTGTCCTCGGTGGCTTCGTCTGTTGTGTCTTCGTCGGCCTCGTCTGTCGTGGCTTCGTCGGATTCGGCGGCTTCGTCTTCGATGGCCAGGGCGCCCGACGCCATGAACTCCTTCTGCGCCTTCGCGATGCCCTTCCGCTCGAACTCGGCCAGGTCGGTGAGCTGCTCGCTGCTCAGGGAGGCGAGCAGTTCCTCTACCTCGTGGAGGCGGGCGCGAACCTCGTCCCGCTCCTTCTTGCGCCGCTCGGTGAGCGCGAGCTGCCGGTCGAGGGCCGCGCGGGCCTTGCGGGCCAGTTCCTGGGCCTTGCGTTCGTTGCCGGTCAGCCGGCCGACGGCGTCGGCCCGCTCCCGGGCGAGCCGGCCGATCACATGGCCCTGCTCGATCGCGTGCTGCGGGTCGCGGGCCAGGAGCAGACGTACGTACGGGGAGATGTCGGTGCTGCTCTGGTACTGCTGCCGGGCCAGCCGGCCGGCC
The Streptomyces tuirus genome window above contains:
- a CDS encoding GTP-binding protein; its protein translation is MDSVVSDAAHGVSGSSPLVRPDDGMHAWETDRTRAPIATKIVVAGGFGVGKTTLVTSVSEITPLQTEALMTEASEATDDLTSTPGKTTTTVAMDFGRLTLDDDLVLYLFGTPGQQRFWFMWDDIVRGAIGAVVLADTRRLKDCFPVLDYFESSGLPYVVAVNHFDGSELFEPEDVREALTIPQHIPVMIMDARRRISVIETLLALVGHALDETPE
- a CDS encoding C40 family peptidase, coding for MSGKLLRLVCIAATAAGTVLAPVPAGAVPEPDTEQHEREEGDSEERDIADLLTDLQKLYRKAEEATEAYNGTEEKLEKQRAETERLDRAQARARLSLHDSRGAAGRLARQQYQSSTDISPYVRLLLARDPQHAIEQGHVIGRLARERADAVGRLTGNERKAQELARKARAALDRQLALTERRKKERDEVRARLHEVEELLASLSSEQLTDLAEFERKGIAKAQKEFMASGALAIEDEAAESDEATTDEADEDTTDEATEDNGKNRGGHGSTTTRTTTARTTTPSAEGRRAVRYAVRQLGKPYEWGAEGPKTYDCSGLTSQAWAEAGTPIPRTSQEQWKRLKRIPLDELRPGDLVVYFPKATHVALYLGDGMVVQAPRPGAKVKVSPIAANPVLGAVRPDPGGEPLRRYKPPKLPEGAKDGSDEGYEGRED
- a CDS encoding roadblock/LC7 domain-containing protein is translated as MTAPSTFGLIGLSSEARNLHWLLTNLVEEVPGILSVAVVSSDGLLLLSSDDQRNKQAREALQASGTRRAGPRGSAADLATIVSGIGSLTVGAAKLMDFGGVRHTMIAMDEGSLFVMSISDGSLLGVHGSADCDMSVVAYHMALFVGRAGHVLTPELRSELRKSLEDSQTTGSAR
- a CDS encoding nitrate- and nitrite sensing domain-containing protein produces the protein MQKTRPRRTGKQKAPVQGAEPTPSTGTGRPTHVRNRLIVAVAVVAAAIAGAGTPSVLAASGQLHDSQELVTLAEQTQDALALAHSLADERDDVTSYIAAGRPKSKAPSEQRSARVDRQVEELRADTDTPASLRSDLDGIAAVRRAALTGKSSALEAHQAYSTAITELHGLAEQLAQQTPPRAGEGGYALAELDSAVQQAAAARGLLLAALSVPRSTGTVLDPVTGLPTETSTSSDSDTRQRDALSAAAQQARLRSDAALADFRGTAPKPARASFDSTVTGTEVNSADKYLATLTDQPTLSRSDLAASPKKLDAALSARVDLMRGVESALYDRRTKDLEALRDDDVTALEIRIAVLGALMLLAVGVATGMARSLTRPLAVLRLGSKRLAEADDPAAEEPVKFTGRNDEFAQAVRSVNALHAHAAALTERITTLESDRKHLVGQRQKMADARQELRGELAESAAQLERLRKAIGGTFVNLALRTLGLVERQLAVIESLEEREQDPDRLATLFKLDHFATVMRRHSENLLVLAGTEHVQHAAGPVPLVDVVRAAVSEIERYERVRIAALPPHAHIAGFAADDLSHLLAELMENATSFSPPDLPVEISGWLLENGEVMLSVQDEGIGMTEDRLGRLNSRLTDFDPEAPYDQEGEDGLGLGLYVVARLAHRHGVRVQLREQKQGGVAAVVVLPRTLFAAAPPAAVPASGPLAGAGHSYSFPGADAEANSNVLPGRSTGDDPLVALAEKAVAAREDEAAATTDADPGAPAGPGAPAAPGATPAERPASAERPAPADSAMSADPVGDAVSATPADGSAQVAPALPADRDALAARPEPADIDASATPAAHAGSVGPADTDPATPAGPAAHADPAAPTRPAAHPDPDASADPATHAAPAVPAAPAAPVGPDASAGHAAHAASVESPAETTMELWIPAQPGGPDAAAVDAARSEAGPHGVSGDGDLTRTGGPDAGEGENREHERAPDEEEDRVTDKGLPKRTPKITAPSTAPRQRSGSVDADALRRRLGGFRQGAQAGYREVEAEIAERTASHQRPATGAAGPAEPEEATGGTVEEASS
- a CDS encoding styrene monooxygenase/indole monooxygenase family protein, with protein sequence MRKILVVGAGQSGLQIALGLQSQGYEVTLMSNRTADEIRTGRVMSTQCMFHTALQHERDLQLNFWESQAPKIEGLGISVAAPGSWAEGPSARAIDWLGRLDGFAQSVDQRVKMAGWMETFAQRGGQLVIHGAAVGDLDYFSRTYDLVLVAAGKGELVQMFGRDAERSPYSEPQRALAVAYVHGMGPRPEHPGTEAVRCNLVPGVGELFVMPTLTTSGRADILFWEGIPGGPLDAFSGVKDPAEHLSLTLELLERYVPWEYARATKVELTDAGGTLAGRYAPTVRNPVGRLPGGGLVLGVADVVVANDPITGQGSNSASKCAAAYLASITEHGDKPFDEEWMRATFDRYWNTAQHVTKWTNAMLAPPPEHILNLIGAAGELQPVADRFANGFNDPSDFENFFYDPEKTGAYLAEVSGADAA
- a CDS encoding DUF742 domain-containing protein, with protein sequence MSSTPKHHLPVRGGDRKPARVRPYSLTGGRTRFGHVLLVETFVASTAALEAPEERKELTNGHLSTRVMPELRAIVELCRRMRTVAEIAALLKMPLGVVRVLLSDLADQGKIRVYGTGTGHGTGRPDRALLERVLSGLRRL